The Streptomyces sp. NBC_01197 genome window below encodes:
- a CDS encoding NAD(P)/FAD-dependent oxidoreductase, with the protein MNARRNDSLSGRHIAVVGAGMAAARFVERYRALGGTARVTLYGAEARAPYNRVLLADVLTGRYDAEAIALPAGGAQLRLGIETVAVDPAARTLTLADGRREAWDELVLATGANPLLPPVRGLRRPDGTGLRDGVHALRTLADCARLAEDAGRARRAVVIGGGVLGVSVARALAALGLTVEIVHQGPHLIERQLDAEAAAALRAGLRRLGVETYPGNRARAVVDRGATDGAAVELANGYRLSTDLVVLACGVRPRTALAHAAGLDVGTGVVVDDALAASEPHVYAIGDCTQHRGAVHGLSEPAWEQADVLAARLSGADPGARYRGARPLSRLSAGPLEYAAFGEAHLDADDLAADPGLDVLRLTDATRGTYKKLVLRGGRLVGAILLGDLATVGELALACERDDLISDRSLHLLTPYGAS; encoded by the coding sequence GCAGCACGCTTCGTCGAGCGCTACCGCGCCCTCGGCGGGACCGCCCGGGTCACCCTGTACGGGGCCGAGGCCCGCGCCCCCTACAACCGGGTGCTCCTCGCCGATGTGCTGACCGGACGCTACGACGCGGAGGCGATCGCCCTGCCGGCCGGCGGTGCTCAACTGCGGCTGGGCATCGAGACCGTTGCCGTGGACCCCGCCGCGCGCACGCTGACGCTGGCCGACGGCCGCCGCGAGGCCTGGGACGAACTCGTCCTCGCGACCGGCGCCAACCCGCTGCTGCCCCCGGTACGCGGCTTGCGCCGCCCCGACGGCACCGGACTGCGCGACGGCGTGCACGCCCTGCGCACCCTCGCCGACTGCGCCCGGCTGGCCGAGGACGCAGGACGGGCGCGACGAGCGGTGGTCATCGGGGGCGGGGTACTCGGCGTCAGCGTCGCCCGGGCGCTGGCCGCGCTCGGCCTCACCGTCGAGATCGTGCACCAGGGACCGCATCTGATCGAGCGGCAGCTCGACGCCGAAGCGGCAGCCGCGCTGCGCGCCGGGCTGCGCCGGCTGGGCGTCGAAACCTATCCGGGCAACCGCGCCCGTGCGGTCGTGGACCGGGGTGCCACCGACGGCGCCGCCGTCGAACTGGCCAACGGCTACCGCCTCAGCACCGACCTGGTGGTGCTCGCCTGCGGTGTCCGGCCGCGCACCGCGCTCGCCCACGCAGCAGGGCTGGACGTCGGTACCGGCGTCGTCGTCGACGACGCGCTGGCCGCATCCGAGCCGCACGTGTACGCCATCGGCGACTGCACCCAGCACCGCGGCGCGGTGCACGGCCTGTCCGAACCGGCCTGGGAACAGGCCGACGTACTCGCCGCCCGGCTCTCCGGCGCGGACCCCGGGGCGCGCTACCGGGGCGCGCGCCCGCTGTCCCGGCTCAGTGCAGGACCGCTGGAGTACGCGGCCTTCGGCGAGGCCCACCTCGACGCCGACGACCTGGCCGCCGATCCCGGACTGGACGTGCTGCGACTGACCGACGCGACGCGCGGCACCTACAAGAAGCTCGTGCTGCGCGGCGGGCGTCTGGTGGGCGCGATCCTGCTCGGCGACCTGGCCACCGTGGGCGAGCTCGCCCTCGCCTGCGAACGCGACGACCTCATCTCCGACCGGTCCCTGCACCTGCTCACCCCTTACGGAGCCTCCTGA